A genomic stretch from Halichoerus grypus chromosome 5, mHalGry1.hap1.1, whole genome shotgun sequence includes:
- the PLEKHO1 gene encoding pleckstrin homology domain-containing family O member 1 codes for MMKKNNSTKRGLQDGNQPSAPPEKVGWVRKFCGKGIFREIWKNRYVVLKGDQLYISEKEVKDEKNIQEVFDLSDYEKCEELRKSKSRSKKNHSKFTLAHSKQPGNTAPNLIFLAVSPEEKESWINALNSAITRAKNRILDEVTVEEDSYLAHPTRDRAKIQHSRRPPTRGHLMAVASTSTSDGMLTLDLIQEEDPSPEEPASCAENFRVDLDKSVAHLAGSRRRADSDRIQPSSDRASGLPRAWEKPDKGATYTPQAPKKLSPAEKGRCASLEEILSQRDAAPACTLQLRAGDPPGLVPPHPGQLSRIQDLVARKLEKTQELLTEVQGLGDGKRKAKDPPGSPPDSESEQRLLETERLLGEASSNWSQAKRVLQEVRELRDLYRQMDLQTPDSHLRPATQHSQYRKSLM; via the exons ATGATGAAGAAGAACAATTCCACCAAGAGG gggcttcAGGATGGCAACCAGCCGTCCGCACCGCCTGAGAAGGTCGGCTGGGTCCGGAAATTCTGCGGGAAAGGGATTTTCAGGGAGATTTGGAAAAACCGTTATGTGGTGCTGAAGGGGGACCAGCTGTACATCTCTGAGAAGGAG gtaaaagatgagaaaaatattcaagaGGTGTTTGACCTGAGTGACTATGAAAAGTGTGAAGAGCTCCGGAAATCCAAGAGCAGGAGCAAGAAAAATCATAGCAAGTTTACTCTTGCCCACTCCAAACAGCCCGGCAACACG GCTCCCAACCTGATCTTCCTGGCCGTGAGTCCAGAAGAGAAGGAATCATGGATCAATGCCCTCAACTCTGCTATCACCAGAGCCAAGAACCGCATCTTGGATGAG GTCACCGTTGAGGAGGACAGCTATCTCGCACACCCCACTCGAGACAGGGCAAAAATCCAACACTCCCGCCGCCCCCCAACTCGGGGACACCTGATGGCCGTG GCTTCCACCTCTACCTCGGATGGGATGCTGACTTTGGACCTGATCCAGGAGGAAGACCCTTCCCCGGAGGAACCAGCCTCTTGCGCCGAGAACTTTCGCGTGGACCTGGACAAGTCTGTGGCCCATCTGGCCGGCAGCCGGCGGAGAGCAGACTCAGACCGCATCCAGCCCTCCTCAGACCGAGCCAGCGGCCTCCCCCGGGCTTGGGAAAAGCCAGACAAAGGGGCCACCTACACACCCCAGGCCCCCAAGAAGCTGAGCCCCGCAGAGAAGGGCCGCTGTGCCTCCTTGGAGGAGATCCTGTCTCAGCGGGATGCTGCCCCGGCCTGCACCCTCCAGCTGCGGGCCGGGGACCCCCCAGGCCTCGTTCCACCCCACCCGGGGCAGCTGTCCCGGATCCAGGACCTGGTCGCCAGGAAACTGGAGAAGACTCAGGAGCTGCTGACAGAGGTTCAGGGACTGGGAGATGGGAAGCGAAAGGCCAAGGACCCCCCGGGGTCTCCTCCTGACTCTGAGTCAGAGCAGCGGCTGCTGGAGACGGAGCGGCTGCTGGGAGAGGCGTCGTCGAACTGGAGCCAAGCAAAGAGGGTGCTGCAGGAAGTCAGGGAGCTGAGGGACCTGTACAGACAGATGGACCTGCAGACCCCCGACTCCCACCTCAGACCAGCCACGCAGCACAGTCAGTACCGGAAGAGCCTGATGTGA